Proteins co-encoded in one Metabacillus sp. KUDC1714 genomic window:
- a CDS encoding M23 family metallopeptidase, whose translation MLVKVRHIIVMTMIGLFIGMIFMGSKPVNAQSYIDELDDNWVQPVDGEITDTFGTRNGNHKGIDIAAPEGEKIVSVSDGEVTKSYYSNTYGHVVFVEHPEGYETVYAHLSTRMVEEGDMVKRGQTLGIIGNTGVSTGTHLHFELHEGEWTYDKSHALDPLFVFDLSNSTVHAEHDHKTIDQESIQKVQDSTEVKQKSVQTKVHSTSIDKSLNEQQEKNQQKKVITVREGDTLWGLSQNYKVTIKSLLEWNTLDSDVIYPGQELKVYLNNEKSYVVKAGDTLQSIAKEFSMDPEAIKKANRLSNELLHPQQVLLISKNE comes from the coding sequence ATGCTAGTAAAAGTAAGACATATTATAGTGATGACCATGATTGGACTTTTTATTGGAATGATCTTTATGGGAAGTAAGCCAGTGAATGCCCAATCATACATAGATGAGTTAGATGATAACTGGGTGCAACCTGTTGATGGGGAAATTACGGATACATTTGGCACGAGAAATGGTAACCATAAAGGAATTGACATTGCTGCTCCTGAAGGTGAAAAAATTGTCTCAGTATCTGATGGTGAAGTAACAAAATCGTATTACTCCAATACATATGGACATGTAGTATTTGTTGAACATCCAGAAGGCTACGAAACTGTTTATGCTCATTTAAGTACGAGAATGGTTGAAGAAGGAGATATGGTTAAAAGAGGGCAAACTCTAGGCATTATCGGTAATACTGGTGTATCGACAGGAACACATTTACATTTTGAATTGCATGAAGGAGAATGGACTTATGATAAATCACATGCATTAGATCCTCTGTTTGTATTCGATTTGTCAAATTCAACTGTTCATGCAGAACACGATCACAAAACCATTGATCAAGAGTCAATCCAAAAAGTTCAAGATTCGACTGAAGTAAAACAGAAGTCAGTTCAAACAAAGGTTCATTCAACTTCTATTGATAAGTCTTTAAATGAACAACAAGAAAAAAATCAGCAAAAAAAGGTGATAACAGTCAGAGAGGGTGACACCCTATGGGGATTGTCACAAAACTATAAGGTAACGATTAAATCACTGCTGGAATGGAATACGTTAGACTCTGATGTTATTTACCCGGGACAAGAGCTTAAAGTCTATTTGAACAATGAAAAAAGCTATGTTGTGAAAGCTGGTGACACGCTTCAGTCAATTGCCAAAGAGTTTAGTATGGATCCTGAAGCCATAAAAAAGGCAAATCGATTAAGCAATGAACTCCTTCATCCTCAACAAGTTTTATTAATAAGTAAAAACGAATGA
- a CDS encoding GerMN domain-containing protein gives MKRQEWSEEQLEQLLKQLPSVKDKQTAKDIFQSIQYKRQINKKSRSWITPAVATVAALLIFALISPFIFQNFTTNKESSMDMSTAKISEETATIENDSANDNKMAEANSKQGSNQEQNTLANTHLKRDKKETFVASEHDAEEIITVGFTDPQAQNIIPISLEANEKKEKLEQIEEVNPETYIDELGPISYELSKTDILETDNPEEINIEYNGEPNVKSSSHDMLYQNAIIETFRWLDYKNAKLYTNEKEGIEFGQTGHKKDLVVKKETKKAYFLYQFDEDTLKLLVPSPDPYDSVDSAFEAMKKGLEERSLKPTIMNNITTIKVNENGDMLEIEFNQGVEFENSEPTIIMFESILLTAKEFGYKTVQFNGINIDKVGVMDVTKPIEVPYSPNPIEGN, from the coding sequence TTGAAAAGACAAGAGTGGAGTGAAGAACAACTCGAACAGCTTTTGAAGCAGTTGCCCTCTGTTAAAGATAAACAAACTGCTAAAGACATCTTTCAAAGCATTCAATATAAACGGCAGATTAATAAAAAGTCACGAAGTTGGATTACTCCTGCTGTTGCTACTGTTGCAGCGCTTTTGATATTCGCTTTAATCTCTCCATTTATTTTTCAAAATTTCACAACAAATAAAGAAAGTTCAATGGATATGTCAACAGCGAAAATATCAGAGGAAACAGCAACAATTGAGAATGATTCTGCTAACGATAATAAAATGGCTGAGGCAAATTCAAAACAAGGAAGTAATCAAGAGCAAAATACACTAGCTAATACTCATTTAAAAAGGGATAAAAAGGAAACATTTGTGGCCAGTGAACATGATGCAGAAGAGATCATTACAGTTGGTTTTACTGATCCACAAGCACAAAATATTATACCTATAAGTTTAGAGGCGAATGAGAAGAAGGAAAAGTTGGAACAAATTGAAGAGGTAAATCCAGAAACTTATATAGATGAACTTGGTCCGATTTCGTATGAATTAAGTAAAACAGATATATTGGAAACAGATAATCCCGAGGAAATTAACATTGAATATAATGGGGAACCAAATGTAAAATCATCTAGTCATGATATGTTATATCAAAATGCCATTATAGAAACTTTTAGATGGCTAGATTATAAAAATGCAAAACTTTATACAAATGAAAAAGAAGGAATTGAATTCGGTCAAACAGGTCATAAGAAAGATTTAGTTGTAAAGAAAGAAACGAAAAAGGCATATTTCCTATATCAATTTGACGAGGATACTCTAAAGCTTCTTGTCCCATCGCCAGATCCATATGACTCAGTTGATAGTGCTTTCGAAGCGATGAAGAAAGGGCTAGAAGAGCGTAGTTTAAAACCTACAATAATGAATAACATTACAACGATAAAGGTAAATGAAAATGGTGACATGTTAGAAATCGAATTTAATCAAGGTGTTGAATTTGAAAACAGTGAACCAACGATAATTATGTTTGAATCTATTTTATTAACAGCTAAAGAATTTGGTTATAAAACTGTTCAGTTTAATGGGATCAATATTGATAAGGTCGGTGTCATGGATGTTACTAAGCCAATAGAAGTGCCTTATTCCCCAAATCCAATTGAAGGTAATTAG
- the sigX gene encoding RNA polymerase sigma factor SigX: MEDTFQRIYEKYHHDLFQFLFYMVKNREQAEDLVQEVYIRVLKAYDTFQGRSSEKTWLFSIARHVAIDWFRKQKTIRMRILEKFDWDKQQIKDDQVLPDEVALQNEQVKWLYKALDVCSIDQRSVLILRYLQELSISETAEALGWTVSKVKTTQHRAIKQLQKQMISISEKEGFSIEKTRVE; encoded by the coding sequence ATGGAGGATACCTTTCAGAGAATATATGAAAAATATCATCATGATCTTTTTCAATTTTTATTCTATATGGTGAAAAACCGTGAACAGGCTGAAGACCTTGTGCAAGAGGTGTATATTCGAGTTTTAAAGGCTTACGATACATTCCAAGGAAGAAGTAGTGAAAAAACATGGCTATTTTCAATTGCTAGACATGTTGCCATTGATTGGTTTCGCAAACAAAAAACAATTCGCATGCGGATTTTAGAAAAATTTGATTGGGATAAACAGCAGATAAAGGATGATCAAGTGTTACCTGATGAGGTTGCCTTGCAAAATGAACAGGTTAAATGGTTATACAAAGCACTTGACGTATGCTCGATTGACCAACGTTCTGTACTTATTTTACGGTATCTACAAGAACTATCAATTTCAGAAACAGCGGAAGCTCTTGGTTGGACGGTAAGTAAAGTAAAAACAACGCAGCATCGTGCTATAAAACAGTTGCAAAAGCAAATGATAAGCATATCTGAAAAGGAGGGGTTTTCTATTGAAAAGACAAGAGTGGAGTGA
- a CDS encoding DUF523 domain-containing protein — translation MILVSSCLAGVKCRYNGTASLNGEIQELVDDKKAMLVCPELLGGFLTPREPAEIIGGYGNDVLEGRAKVIEKSGKDVTELYINGALRTLELVNLNKVSCVVLKEYSPSCGSKMIYDGSFQNKKIAGDGVTSALLKREGIKVISEEELSEL, via the coding sequence ATGATTCTCGTTAGTTCCTGCTTAGCAGGGGTTAAATGCCGTTATAATGGAACAGCTAGTTTAAATGGGGAAATTCAAGAATTAGTTGATGATAAAAAAGCGATGTTGGTTTGCCCAGAGTTATTAGGAGGCTTTTTAACGCCAAGAGAGCCAGCTGAAATTATTGGTGGATATGGAAATGATGTTTTAGAAGGTCGTGCAAAGGTTATTGAAAAATCAGGTAAAGATGTAACAGAACTTTATATTAATGGTGCCCTTCGTACATTGGAACTAGTAAACTTGAACAAGGTATCTTGTGTTGTACTAAAGGAATATAGCCCCTCATGTGGATCAAAAATGATTTATGATGGTAGTTTTCAAAACAAAAAAATAGCTGGAGATGGAGTTACTTCAGCGCTGCTAAAGAGGGAAGGTATTAAAGTAATTTCAGAAGAGGAACTCTCTGAGCTTTGA
- a CDS encoding cob(I)yrinic acid a,c-diamide adenosyltransferase, which translates to MNLYTRTGDNGKTSLIGARVDKDDLRVEAYGTIDEANSFVGQAMTLLTDSLFDDIYKELEKIQHELFDCGGDLAVVKEKYPYKTTAEMVSFLEERIDHYVKEAPELERFILPGGSPAAAVIHLARTVTRRAERCTVTLQKEMEINDIVLKYLNRLSDYFFAIARVINFRLGISDVEYERSALVFKSKPSKKDN; encoded by the coding sequence TTGAATTTATATACTAGAACAGGTGATAACGGAAAAACCAGCCTTATTGGTGCAAGAGTGGATAAAGACGATTTACGTGTAGAAGCATATGGAACGATTGATGAGGCCAATTCCTTTGTAGGACAGGCAATGACATTACTTACAGACTCATTGTTCGATGATATTTACAAAGAGCTAGAAAAAATTCAACATGAGTTATTCGATTGTGGGGGCGATTTAGCAGTTGTAAAAGAAAAATATCCATATAAAACAACCGCTGAAATGGTTTCTTTTTTGGAAGAAAGAATTGACCATTATGTGAAAGAAGCCCCTGAATTAGAGCGGTTTATTTTACCTGGAGGCAGCCCGGCAGCTGCTGTAATCCACCTTGCAAGAACTGTTACTCGCCGTGCTGAAAGATGTACAGTAACACTTCAAAAAGAAATGGAGATAAATGATATTGTCTTAAAATACTTAAATCGTTTGTCAGATTACTTTTTTGCGATTGCAAGAGTGATTAATTTTCGCTTAGGAATTAGTGATGTTGAATACGAAAGAAGTGCACTTGTATTTAAGAGCAAGCCTTCAAAAAAAGACAATTAG
- a CDS encoding ATP-binding protein — MILWRSVVGKLWGTILLLVCFVLFVLTILMLEFIENYHVAEAEEELAQLANKVSAIMESHEDQQLARSITWELTDELTHILIIKDGDTYWNSPNLDKEIPALEFADIEKDPDLAAVLTKDQNISKRTNLVNPNNPLANGEDEILIVGVPYKISEHDNGAVFISQSLLAVHETTKYTTKYIILAAGIAIILTTIFAFFLSTRITYPLRKMKEVAQNLARGKFDMKVPIMSNDEIGELGIAFNQMGRQLKFHINALNQEKEHLSNILSSMADGVITLNINGTILVTNPPAERFLQAWYYEQGMNIQTSEELPPEANDLFHLVVNTEKEQVLEISLQGRSWVILMSPLYNQSYVRGAVAVLRDMTEERRLDKLRKDFIANVSHELRTPISMLQGYSEAIVDDIASTDDEKKEIAQVIHDESLRMGRLVNDLLDLARMEAGHISLNLEEISVPNFIDKINRKFQGLAKEKIISLKADIDLDETIYVLDADKIEQVLTNLIDNAIRHTSENGTVSIVVSNNENGISLKVQDSGSGIPEEDLPFVFERFYKADKARTRGRAGTGLGLAIAKNIVEAHQGKIQVHSKIGEGTTFSIFLPRKKLDSD; from the coding sequence ATGATACTTTGGAGAAGTGTTGTAGGAAAGCTATGGGGAACGATTTTATTACTCGTTTGCTTTGTCTTATTTGTTCTAACAATTTTAATGCTCGAGTTTATTGAAAATTATCATGTTGCTGAGGCTGAAGAAGAACTAGCTCAGCTTGCAAATAAAGTATCTGCAATCATGGAAAGTCATGAGGATCAACAACTTGCAAGATCAATTACATGGGAATTAACTGATGAATTAACTCATATTCTGATTATAAAAGACGGGGATACCTATTGGAATTCACCTAATCTAGATAAAGAAATACCTGCTCTAGAATTTGCTGATATTGAAAAAGATCCAGATCTCGCTGCTGTATTAACTAAGGACCAGAATATAAGCAAACGAACTAATCTAGTTAATCCAAATAATCCATTAGCAAACGGTGAAGATGAAATCTTAATTGTTGGCGTACCTTATAAAATTTCTGAACATGATAACGGTGCTGTTTTTATCTCGCAATCGCTGTTAGCTGTTCACGAAACTACTAAATATACAACAAAATATATTATTTTAGCTGCGGGTATCGCTATAATCTTAACAACAATTTTCGCTTTCTTTTTATCTACGAGAATTACCTATCCTTTAAGGAAAATGAAAGAGGTTGCTCAAAACCTTGCAAGAGGAAAGTTTGATATGAAGGTGCCAATAATGTCTAATGATGAAATAGGAGAGCTTGGTATTGCCTTTAATCAAATGGGGCGGCAATTAAAATTCCATATAAATGCACTTAATCAAGAAAAGGAGCATTTATCAAATATATTAAGTAGTATGGCAGATGGAGTTATTACATTAAATATAAACGGAACAATATTAGTCACAAATCCCCCTGCAGAGCGATTCTTGCAGGCGTGGTATTATGAGCAAGGAATGAATATTCAAACTAGTGAAGAACTTCCTCCAGAGGCAAATGATTTGTTTCATCTTGTAGTTAATACAGAAAAGGAACAGGTTCTAGAAATATCGCTTCAAGGAAGAAGCTGGGTTATATTAATGAGTCCATTATATAATCAATCCTATGTTCGAGGAGCAGTTGCAGTGCTTAGAGACATGACAGAGGAACGTCGATTAGACAAGCTCCGTAAGGACTTTATTGCGAATGTGAGTCATGAATTACGAACACCAATATCAATGCTTCAAGGATATAGTGAAGCAATCGTTGATGATATTGCTAGCACTGATGATGAGAAGAAAGAGATTGCACAAGTTATTCATGATGAATCTCTGCGAATGGGTCGTTTAGTTAATGATTTATTAGATTTAGCTAGAATGGAAGCTGGGCATATCTCCCTAAATCTTGAGGAGATTTCTGTACCGAATTTTATCGATAAAATAAATCGTAAGTTTCAAGGCCTTGCAAAAGAGAAAATAATATCTTTAAAAGCAGATATTGATTTAGATGAAACAATTTATGTATTAGACGCAGACAAGATTGAGCAGGTGTTAACAAATTTAATTGATAATGCCATAAGGCACACCTCTGAAAATGGCACTGTTTCTATCGTTGTTTCAAATAATGAAAATGGAATTTCACTAAAAGTTCAAGATTCAGGTAGTGGAATCCCTGAAGAAGATCTCCCGTTTGTCTTCGAACGATTCTATAAAGCTGATAAAGCTAGAACTAGAGGAAGAGCTGGAACAGGTCTTGGGTTAGCTATTGCGAAGAATATTGTGGAAGCACATCAAGGGAAAATCCAAGTTCATAGTAAAATAGGAGAAGGTACGACATTTAGTATCTTTTTACCACGAAAAAAGCTAGATTCTGATTGA
- a CDS encoding response regulator transcription factor, which yields MEDNQSARILVVDDEDRIRRLIRMYLERENYVIEEAENGDEALELGLNNEYDLIMLDIMMPGIDGIEVCKQLREKKATPIIMLTAKGEEANRVQGFEVGTDDYIVKPFSPREVVLRVKALLRRSSQTSYLKTDTKAKNVIVFPHLSIDHDAHRVTADGTEVSLTPKEYELLYFLAKTPDKVYDREKLLKEVWQYEFFGDLRTVDTHVKRLREKLSKVSPEAAKMIVTVWGVGYKFEVNNA from the coding sequence ATGGAAGATAATCAAAGTGCAAGAATTCTAGTTGTTGATGATGAAGATCGAATCCGTCGACTTATACGCATGTATTTAGAAAGAGAAAATTATGTAATTGAAGAAGCTGAAAATGGTGATGAGGCATTAGAGCTGGGATTAAATAACGAATATGACCTTATTATGTTAGATATAATGATGCCTGGTATTGACGGAATAGAAGTTTGTAAACAACTTCGAGAAAAAAAAGCAACCCCGATAATCATGCTTACAGCAAAAGGGGAAGAAGCGAATCGAGTTCAAGGCTTTGAGGTTGGAACAGATGATTATATCGTGAAACCATTTAGTCCAAGAGAGGTTGTTTTACGTGTTAAGGCTTTGCTAAGAAGATCATCACAGACCTCTTACTTAAAAACGGATACAAAAGCGAAAAATGTTATCGTTTTTCCACATCTTTCTATTGATCATGATGCACATCGTGTAACCGCTGATGGAACTGAGGTGAGTTTAACCCCTAAGGAATATGAACTATTATATTTTCTAGCTAAAACACCTGATAAAGTGTATGACCGTGAAAAGCTTTTAAAAGAAGTATGGCAGTATGAATTTTTCGGAGACTTACGTACAGTTGATACACATGTTAAACGTCTTCGTGAAAAGTTAAGCAAAGTGTCACCTGAAGCTGCAAAAATGATTGTAACGGTTTGGGGAGTTGGCTACAAATTTGAGGTTAATAATGCATGA
- the ccsB gene encoding c-type cytochrome biogenesis protein CcsB, whose translation MASLSSTFLEIAFILYLVAIFLFGGSIRDKRSKLDKMSKWTILAVGTTILGFASQLVYFITRWIASGHAPVSNLFEFTTAFGMMLVLAFIILFFIYKVAVLGLFTLPIVILIIAYGSMFPSDISPLIPSLQSHWLYIHVTTAALGQAILAISAIAGIIHLVTVVDQTKSTSKTRWLEFVMYILVITIGFIVVTSTFKGLGYEAEFNWIDKNDQEAVMTFNLPALVGPHEGELVTEGKFAPLVELPALFSANKVNTVIWSTIVGTLLYGLFRLLFRKRISALLQPFTKNINLDLVDEIGYRSVTIGFPVFTLGALIFAMIWAQIAWTRFWGWDPKEVWALITWLFYAAYLHLRLSKGWHGEKSAWLAVIGFAIIMFNLIFVNLVIAGLHSYA comes from the coding sequence GTGGCATCATTAAGTAGTACATTTTTAGAAATTGCGTTTATTTTGTATTTAGTGGCCATCTTTCTATTTGGTGGCTCAATCCGAGATAAACGAAGCAAGTTAGATAAAATGAGTAAGTGGACTATACTGGCAGTAGGGACAACCATTTTAGGTTTTGCTTCACAATTAGTCTATTTTATTACAAGATGGATAGCATCTGGACATGCGCCGGTTAGTAATCTCTTTGAGTTTACAACAGCGTTTGGTATGATGCTTGTCCTCGCTTTCATAATCCTATTTTTCATATACAAAGTTGCAGTATTAGGTCTGTTTACTTTACCTATTGTTATTTTAATTATTGCATATGGAAGCATGTTTCCATCAGATATTAGTCCACTTATTCCATCATTACAAAGTCACTGGTTATACATTCACGTAACAACAGCTGCATTAGGTCAAGCAATTCTAGCAATCAGTGCGATCGCAGGGATTATACACCTTGTCACTGTTGTTGATCAAACAAAATCAACGAGTAAAACGCGATGGTTAGAATTTGTCATGTATATTCTAGTTATAACTATAGGGTTTATCGTTGTTACGTCAACATTTAAGGGACTGGGATATGAAGCAGAATTTAATTGGATTGATAAAAATGATCAAGAAGCTGTAATGACATTTAATTTACCGGCTTTAGTAGGTCCACATGAAGGAGAATTGGTGACAGAAGGAAAATTTGCACCTTTAGTTGAGCTTCCAGCACTTTTTTCTGCAAACAAGGTAAATACTGTTATTTGGTCAACAATTGTAGGTACCCTTTTATATGGTTTATTTAGGCTATTATTTCGTAAACGAATCTCAGCTTTGCTTCAACCATTTACGAAAAATATTAATCTTGATCTCGTCGATGAAATTGGCTATCGTTCGGTTACAATTGGTTTTCCTGTATTTACACTAGGTGCATTGATCTTTGCAATGATTTGGGCACAAATCGCATGGACCCGATTTTGGGGTTGGGACCCGAAAGAGGTATGGGCACTAATTACTTGGTTATTTTATGCTGCATACTTACATCTCCGTCTCTCAAAAGGCTGGCATGGAGAGAAGTCAGCATGGCTTGCAGTTATAGGATTCGCAATCATTATGTTTAATTTGATTTTTGTTAATTTAGTTATCGCAGGCTTGCATTCTTATGCATAA
- the resB gene encoding cytochrome c biogenesis protein ResB: MNKVQCECSHANPQGTHICESCGNPIGDKEQKEPKHLLDMKYEGSARRSQTYKKTFIDKIWNFFSSVKVGIWIIVLLLIASALGTVFPQEMYIPPTMTASEFYKDEYGVLGQLYYDLGFHNLYGSWWYMILVASLGISLVIASLDRFVPLYRALKKQGVTRHASFMKRQRLFSATKTDETNLETIKERLTSRRYNVREENGNLLAEKGRFSRWGPYVNHCGLILFLFGAMLRFIPGMYVDEVLWVREGETAVIPGTEGKYYLENKEFIMEVYEKDKENEVFADAITRVGDGSVVKNFQSNVVLYERKGEIVHGAEPNLEEVKQEEIRVNEPLKFNSFSLYQVDYKLDELNKMTFSLIDKETEKSFGEITVDLLDPQSNYDLGNGYKVEISTYLPDFFFNEEGVPSTKTRIPNNPAFVFKMITPETPKGETSFVAIQQTIEPSGDNQYKMKFQGVETKNLTALTVRKDLTLWFLALGGAIFMIGVIQGMYWNHRRIWIRRSDDELLIAGHTNKNWYGLSQELKLILDGTSLTIPKDQMKKIITNE, translated from the coding sequence ATGAATAAGGTACAATGTGAATGTAGTCATGCAAATCCGCAGGGAACACATATATGTGAATCATGTGGGAATCCGATAGGTGATAAAGAGCAAAAAGAACCTAAACATCTATTGGATATGAAATATGAAGGATCTGCAAGACGTTCTCAAACTTATAAAAAGACATTTATAGATAAAATATGGAATTTCTTTTCATCTGTTAAAGTTGGAATATGGATCATTGTATTGCTCTTAATTGCTTCTGCACTAGGAACAGTTTTTCCACAGGAAATGTATATACCTCCGACAATGACCGCAAGTGAGTTCTATAAAGATGAATATGGAGTTCTAGGTCAGTTGTATTATGACTTAGGTTTCCATAATTTATATGGTTCATGGTGGTATATGATCTTAGTTGCATCATTAGGTATTTCACTCGTTATTGCAAGCTTAGATCGTTTTGTACCATTATATCGAGCATTGAAAAAGCAAGGTGTTACTAGACATGCATCGTTTATGAAGCGCCAGAGGTTGTTTAGTGCTACTAAAACTGATGAAACAAACCTTGAAACCATTAAAGAACGATTAACATCTCGCCGTTACAATGTTAGAGAAGAAAATGGAAACTTATTAGCAGAAAAAGGTCGTTTTTCAAGATGGGGTCCTTATGTCAATCATTGTGGATTAATATTATTCTTATTTGGGGCAATGCTTCGCTTTATACCTGGAATGTATGTTGATGAAGTGCTTTGGGTTAGAGAAGGAGAGACAGCAGTCATACCAGGAACAGAAGGGAAATACTACCTAGAAAATAAAGAATTTATAATGGAAGTTTACGAGAAAGACAAAGAAAATGAGGTCTTCGCGGATGCAATTACCCGTGTTGGAGACGGAAGTGTTGTTAAGAATTTCCAATCGAATGTTGTTTTATATGAAAGAAAAGGTGAAATTGTCCATGGTGCAGAGCCTAATCTTGAAGAGGTGAAGCAAGAAGAAATTCGTGTCAATGAACCACTTAAATTTAATTCTTTTTCACTTTATCAAGTAGATTATAAGCTAGATGAATTAAATAAAATGACATTTAGTTTAATAGATAAAGAAACAGAAAAGAGTTTTGGAGAAATTACAGTAGATCTTCTAGATCCTCAATCAAATTACGATTTAGGAAATGGATATAAAGTTGAAATTTCAACTTATCTTCCAGACTTTTTCTTTAATGAGGAAGGTGTTCCATCAACAAAAACAAGGATACCAAATAATCCTGCTTTTGTTTTCAAAATGATTACACCTGAAACTCCTAAAGGCGAGACAAGTTTTGTTGCGATTCAACAGACGATAGAGCCATCAGGAGATAATCAATACAAGATGAAATTTCAAGGTGTTGAAACAAAGAATTTAACAGCATTAACTGTCAGAAAAGATTTAACACTTTGGTTTTTAGCATTAGGTGGGGCAATTTTTATGATTGGTGTTATTCAAGGTATGTATTGGAATCATCGTCGAATTTGGATCAGACGTAGTGATGATGAATTATTAATTGCTGGTCACACAAATAAAAATTGGTACGGTTTGTCACAGGAATTGAAACTGATTTTAGATGGTACTTCTTTGACAATCCCTAAAGATCAAATGAAAAAAATAATTACTAATGAATAG
- the resA gene encoding thiol-disulfide oxidoreductase ResA, whose protein sequence is MKKKRLLMRSIILILLIGALGYTLYSNFIVSKEKVKVGSEAPDFVLTDLEGKQHQLSDYKGKGVFLNFWGTWCEPCEREMPYMDNQYEYYKTQGVEVLAVNIAESNVAVQSFVDKHDLSFPVILDKDRQVLDAYGVGPLPTTFLINPEGEVVHITSGSLTERMVRDFMEQIKP, encoded by the coding sequence ATGAAGAAGAAACGTTTACTTATGCGCTCTATTATATTAATTTTATTAATTGGTGCGTTAGGATATACATTATATTCAAATTTTATTGTGAGCAAAGAGAAGGTAAAGGTTGGGAGTGAAGCACCCGATTTTGTATTAACTGATTTAGAGGGAAAACAGCACCAGCTTTCAGATTACAAGGGTAAAGGTGTATTTTTAAACTTTTGGGGAACATGGTGTGAGCCTTGTGAACGAGAAATGCCTTATATGGATAATCAATATGAGTACTATAAAACTCAAGGTGTTGAAGTCTTAGCAGTTAATATTGCTGAATCCAATGTTGCGGTTCAAAGCTTTGTGGACAAACATGATTTGTCATTCCCTGTCATACTGGATAAAGATCGTCAAGTGTTAGATGCTTATGGTGTAGGTCCTCTGCCAACAACGTTTCTAATTAACCCAGAGGGTGAAGTCGTACATATTACTTCAGGTTCATTGACAGAGAGAATGGTAAGGGATTTTATGGAACAGATTAAACCATAA
- the rluB gene encoding 23S rRNA pseudouridine(2605) synthase RluB, translated as MERLQKVIAHAGVASRRKAEQLIVEGKVKVNGKVVKELGIKVTDQDRVEVEGVPLEREEPVYLLLYKPTGVISAAKDDKSRKVVTDFFPYIKQRIYPIGRLDYDTSGLILLTNDGEFANILMHPRYEVEKTYVAKIKGIPLREKVRQLEKGVHLEDGKTAPAKVKVLSVDKKKQTCIIELKIHEGRNRQVRRMLEAIGHPVQKLKREQYAFLDLKGLATGDSRELSPHEVKQLRALALHGNK; from the coding sequence ATGGAACGCTTACAAAAAGTAATTGCTCATGCCGGTGTAGCATCTAGAAGAAAAGCAGAGCAGTTAATAGTAGAAGGTAAAGTAAAAGTGAATGGAAAAGTAGTAAAGGAACTCGGAATAAAAGTGACCGATCAAGATCGAGTCGAGGTTGAAGGAGTACCATTAGAACGGGAGGAACCTGTTTATTTATTATTGTATAAACCTACAGGTGTAATATCGGCTGCAAAAGATGATAAAAGTAGAAAGGTTGTTACGGACTTTTTCCCTTATATAAAGCAACGGATTTATCCAATTGGAAGACTTGATTATGATACATCCGGACTGATACTTCTAACAAACGACGGTGAATTTGCCAATATTCTTATGCATCCACGCTATGAGGTTGAAAAAACATATGTTGCGAAAATTAAAGGCATCCCACTTCGTGAGAAGGTAAGACAACTTGAAAAGGGTGTCCATCTTGAGGATGGAAAAACGGCTCCTGCAAAAGTAAAGGTATTATCCGTAGACAAAAAAAAGCAGACGTGTATTATTGAGCTGAAAATACATGAAGGTCGTAATCGTCAAGTAAGACGAATGCTAGAAGCGATTGGTCACCCTGTCCAAAAGTTAAAAAGAGAACAATATGCATTTCTAGATTTAAAAGGTCTTGCTACAGGTGATTCAAGAGAATTATCACCACATGAAGTCAAACAGCTTCGAGCTCTTGCTCTCCATGGCAACAAGTAA